One window of Sinorhizobium fredii NGR234 genomic DNA carries:
- a CDS encoding GNAT family N-acetyltransferase — protein sequence MTSNDRPPPVDGGAVGASMVDLPSVRRLEAVGFRAWPASTVLYDGSWLIRLTAGHSSKRLNSINPLDPSDSRDIAIRLEKAARRFAEHDRPLTVRQTPLTPPQLIAYMDGEGWTGFSDSLVLERDLAQGELGEGMDHLPIKDLGRFVDARIQIGKEDPATKPALTEIITAIKPECGLFLFEDRDIGPTAVSLVVHDNDLAGIMQFSVAESVRRQGVGRALLDASLRWARLRGARKAWLQVEAANEAAIALYRKAGFVEVYRYLYRTPRV from the coding sequence ATGACATCGAACGACAGACCGCCGCCGGTCGATGGCGGGGCGGTTGGAGCAAGCATGGTTGATCTTCCCAGTGTGCGGCGACTGGAAGCGGTGGGCTTCCGCGCCTGGCCCGCCTCGACGGTCCTTTATGACGGCAGCTGGCTGATCCGGCTCACAGCCGGACATTCCTCCAAGCGCCTGAACTCGATCAATCCGCTCGATCCGTCGGATTCCCGCGACATTGCCATCCGGCTCGAGAAGGCGGCGCGGCGCTTTGCCGAGCACGACCGCCCGCTCACGGTTCGGCAAACGCCGCTGACGCCGCCGCAGCTCATTGCCTACATGGACGGCGAAGGCTGGACAGGGTTCAGCGACAGTCTCGTGCTGGAGCGCGATCTGGCGCAGGGCGAGCTCGGCGAGGGCATGGACCATCTGCCGATCAAGGATCTCGGCCGTTTCGTCGACGCCCGGATTCAGATCGGCAAGGAGGATCCGGCGACAAAGCCGGCGCTGACCGAAATCATCACCGCGATCAAACCCGAATGCGGACTGTTTCTGTTCGAGGATCGCGACATCGGGCCGACGGCCGTGTCGCTCGTCGTTCACGACAACGATCTTGCCGGCATCATGCAGTTTTCGGTTGCCGAGTCCGTCCGGCGCCAGGGCGTCGGTCGGGCGCTGCTCGACGCGTCGCTGCGTTGGGCGCGCCTTCGCGGCGCAAGAAAAGCCTGGCTGCAGGTGGAGGCTGCCAACGAGGCGGCAATCGCGCTTTACCGCAAGGCCGGCTTCGTCGAGGTCTATCGATATCTTTATCGCACGCCAAGGGTGTAG
- the argJ gene encoding bifunctional glutamate N-acetyltransferase/amino-acid acetyltransferase ArgJ: MSGTVSPLAPKTFAEMPALRGVRMATAAAGIKYKNRTDVLMMVFDQPAAVAGVFTRSKCPSAPVDFCRKNLAGGRARAVVVNSGNANAFTGKKGREATELTAQSAARAVGCGEGEVFLASTGVIGEPLDATKFAGVLDGLATSAKEDFWFEAANAIMTTDTYPKVATRNAEIGGVRVAINGIAKGAGMIAPDMATMLSFVVTDADIAPAALQALLSAGVGPTFNSVTVDSDTSTSDTLMLFATGAAAKDGQAKVEDAADPRLQSFRVALNDLLRDLALQVVRDGEGARKMVEVTVEGAENDAAAKRIALSIANSPLVKTAVAGEDANWGRVVMAVGKSGEMAERDRLAIWFGDVRVAVEGERDPAYSEAAATAVMKGEDIPIRVDIGLGPGRATVYTCDLTKEYVEINGDYRS, translated from the coding sequence ATGTCCGGTACCGTTTCTCCGCTTGCTCCGAAAACCTTTGCCGAAATGCCGGCTCTCCGCGGTGTGCGCATGGCGACCGCGGCTGCCGGGATCAAGTACAAGAACCGCACCGACGTGCTGATGATGGTCTTCGACCAGCCGGCGGCGGTGGCCGGCGTGTTCACGCGCTCGAAGTGCCCTTCCGCGCCGGTCGACTTCTGCCGCAAGAATCTTGCCGGCGGCCGTGCGCGCGCCGTCGTCGTCAATTCCGGCAATGCCAACGCCTTCACCGGCAAGAAGGGAAGGGAAGCGACCGAGCTCACCGCGCAGTCCGCGGCCAGGGCCGTCGGCTGCGGCGAGGGCGAGGTCTTCCTAGCGTCGACGGGGGTGATCGGCGAGCCGCTGGATGCCACCAAATTCGCCGGCGTGCTCGACGGGCTTGCGACATCGGCCAAGGAGGACTTCTGGTTCGAGGCGGCCAATGCGATCATGACCACGGACACCTATCCGAAGGTTGCAACGCGCAACGCCGAGATCGGCGGCGTCAGGGTGGCGATCAACGGCATCGCCAAGGGTGCGGGGATGATCGCGCCGGACATGGCGACCATGCTCTCCTTCGTGGTCACCGATGCCGATATCGCACCGGCGGCACTTCAGGCGCTGCTTTCGGCCGGCGTCGGCCCGACCTTCAATTCCGTGACGGTCGACAGCGATACGTCGACCTCGGACACGCTGATGCTGTTTGCGACCGGCGCCGCGGCAAAGGACGGCCAGGCAAAGGTCGAAGATGCAGCGGATCCGCGCCTTCAATCATTCCGGGTCGCTCTCAACGATCTGCTGCGCGACCTGGCGCTGCAGGTGGTGCGCGACGGCGAAGGGGCACGCAAGATGGTGGAAGTGACCGTCGAGGGGGCCGAGAACGACGCTGCGGCCAAGCGCATCGCCCTTTCGATCGCCAATTCGCCGCTCGTCAAGACGGCCGTTGCCGGCGAGGACGCCAATTGGGGCCGCGTGGTCATGGCGGTCGGCAAGTCCGGTGAGATGGCCGAGCGCGACAGGCTGGCGATCTGGTTCGGCGACGTGCGCGTCGCCGTCGAGGGCGAGCGCGATCCGGCCTATTCGGAAGCGGCAGCGACCGCCGTGATGAAGGGTGAGGACATTCCGATCCGCGTCGATATCGGCCTCGGCCCGGGCCGGGCCACGGTCTATACCTGCGACCTCACCAAGGAATATGTCGAGATCAACGGCGACTACAGAAGCTGA
- a CDS encoding peptidylprolyl isomerase, whose protein sequence is MSRYKTLAAAALVAMMAAGVVRAEGTDPVVAKVGDQEIRQSELDLAITSLDPQLQRMPEEQKRAAALSAVIDVKLLVKDAEKEGLQNDAVFKQRVAFLTERELHNAFFKKHVVDAVTKEEVKARYDKEIAAIPAQEEVKARHILVKTEDEAKAIIKELDAGKSFVELAKAKSTDPNKDDGGDLGYFTKGRMVPEFETAAFALEKGTYTKTPVKSQFGFHVILVEDKRPQAPPPLEQVEPQVRQLIMRDKYLALLDTAKKATGVEISDPALKKAYDEAGKARAAQ, encoded by the coding sequence ATGTCTAGATACAAGACCCTGGCGGCTGCGGCACTGGTCGCGATGATGGCCGCAGGCGTCGTCCGTGCCGAAGGGACCGATCCGGTCGTGGCCAAGGTCGGCGATCAGGAAATCCGCCAGTCGGAGCTTGATCTCGCGATTACCAGCCTCGATCCGCAACTCCAGCGGATGCCCGAGGAACAGAAGCGCGCCGCTGCCCTTTCCGCCGTCATCGACGTCAAGCTGCTCGTCAAGGATGCCGAGAAGGAAGGGCTGCAGAACGACGCGGTCTTCAAGCAGCGCGTCGCGTTTCTCACCGAGCGTGAACTTCACAATGCCTTCTTCAAGAAGCACGTCGTCGATGCGGTGACGAAGGAAGAGGTAAAGGCACGCTACGACAAGGAAATCGCCGCCATTCCCGCCCAGGAAGAGGTGAAGGCGCGTCACATCCTCGTCAAGACCGAGGACGAGGCGAAGGCGATCATCAAGGAACTGGACGCCGGCAAGAGCTTCGTCGAACTCGCCAAGGCCAAGTCCACCGACCCGAACAAGGACGATGGCGGCGATCTCGGCTACTTCACCAAGGGCCGGATGGTACCGGAATTCGAGACGGCCGCTTTCGCGCTCGAGAAGGGCACCTATACAAAGACGCCGGTCAAGTCCCAGTTCGGCTTCCATGTGATCCTGGTCGAAGACAAGCGCCCGCAGGCACCGCCGCCGCTCGAGCAGGTCGAGCCTCAGGTTCGTCAGCTGATCATGCGCGACAAGTACCTTGCGCTGCTCGATACCGCGAAAAAGGCGACCGGCGTCGAGATTTCCGATCCGGCGCTGAAGAAGGCCTATGACGAGGCCGGCAAGGCGCGCGCGGCCCAATAG
- the secA gene encoding preprotein translocase subunit SecA, with product MVSLGGLARKLFGSANDRRVRGYQGRVDAINALEAEMKALSDEALAAKTVEFRQQLAEGKTLDDLLVPAFAVVREAARRVLGLRPFDVQLIGGMILHERSISEMKTGEGKTLVATLPVYLNALAGKGVHVVTVNDYLAQRDAGMMGRIYGFLGLTTGVIVHGLTDEQRRDAYACDVTYATNNELGFDYLRDNMKYERAQMVQRGHFFAIVDEVDSILVDEARTPLIISGPLDDRSDLYNTINDFIPLLSPEDYEIDEKQRSANFSEEGTEKLENLLRQAGLLKGESLYDIENVAIVHHVNNALKAHKLFTRDKDYIVRNDEIVIIDEFTGRMMPGRRYSEGQHQALEAKEKVQIQPENQTLASVTFQNYFRMYEKLAGMTGTAATEAEEFGNIYGLEVVEVPTNLPIKRADEDDEVYRTAGEKYKAIIDEIKAAHERGQPMLVGTTSIEKSELLADMLKKSGFSKFQVLNARYHEQEAFIVAQAGVPGAVTIATNMAGRGTDIQLGGNPDMRIQQELAEVEPGPEREAREKAIREEVQKLKEKALDAGGLYVLATERHESRRIDNQLRGRSGRQGDPGRSKFFLSIQDDLMRIFGSDRMDGMLQKLGLKEGEAIVHPWINKALERAQKKVEARNFDIRKNLLKYDDVLNDQRKVIFEQRLELMDAESVSDTVADMRNEVIEDIVSKRIPERAYAEQWDVTGLKADVQQYFNLDLPVPDWAAEEGIAEDDILERVTAAVDAAAAERAERFGPEIMQYVERSVVLQTLDHLWREHIVNLDHLRSVIGFRGYAQRDPLQEYKSEAFELFQALLVNLRQAVSAQLMRVELVRETPQEPQPLPPMQGHHIDPLTGEDDFAEAPLLAVAPADRNPAEPSSWGKVARNEPCPCGSGKKYKHCHGIYEA from the coding sequence ATGGTCAGTCTCGGCGGCCTTGCCCGCAAGTTGTTTGGTTCCGCCAACGATCGCCGCGTCCGCGGCTACCAGGGTCGGGTGGATGCGATCAACGCTCTCGAAGCCGAAATGAAGGCGCTGAGCGACGAAGCGCTGGCTGCCAAGACGGTAGAGTTTCGCCAGCAGCTCGCGGAAGGCAAGACCCTCGACGACCTTCTCGTACCGGCTTTTGCCGTCGTGCGCGAGGCCGCGCGCCGCGTCCTCGGCCTCAGGCCCTTCGATGTCCAGCTCATCGGCGGCATGATCCTGCACGAGCGCTCGATCTCCGAAATGAAGACCGGCGAAGGCAAGACGCTCGTCGCCACCCTGCCCGTCTACCTCAACGCGCTCGCCGGCAAGGGCGTGCATGTCGTCACCGTCAACGACTATCTCGCCCAGCGCGACGCCGGGATGATGGGACGGATTTATGGCTTCCTCGGCCTGACCACCGGCGTCATCGTCCACGGTCTGACCGACGAGCAACGCCGCGACGCCTATGCCTGCGACGTCACTTACGCGACCAACAACGAACTCGGCTTCGACTATCTGCGCGACAACATGAAGTACGAACGCGCCCAGATGGTGCAGCGTGGTCACTTCTTCGCGATCGTCGACGAGGTGGACTCGATCCTGGTCGACGAGGCGCGCACGCCGCTGATCATCTCCGGCCCGCTCGACGACCGCTCCGACCTCTACAACACCATCAACGATTTCATTCCGCTGCTGTCGCCGGAAGACTACGAAATCGATGAAAAGCAGCGTTCGGCCAATTTCTCGGAGGAAGGCACCGAGAAGCTCGAGAATCTGCTGCGCCAGGCCGGGCTCCTGAAGGGCGAGTCGCTCTACGACATCGAGAATGTCGCGATCGTCCACCACGTCAACAACGCGCTGAAGGCCCACAAGCTCTTCACGCGCGACAAGGACTATATCGTGCGCAACGACGAGATCGTCATCATCGACGAGTTCACCGGCCGCATGATGCCGGGGCGCCGTTATTCCGAGGGCCAGCACCAGGCGCTGGAAGCGAAGGAGAAGGTGCAGATCCAGCCCGAGAACCAGACGCTCGCCTCGGTAACCTTCCAGAACTATTTCCGCATGTACGAGAAGCTTGCCGGCATGACCGGTACGGCGGCGACGGAAGCCGAGGAATTCGGCAATATCTACGGCCTCGAAGTGGTCGAAGTCCCGACCAACCTGCCGATCAAGCGCGCCGACGAGGACGACGAGGTCTATCGCACCGCGGGCGAGAAGTACAAGGCGATCATCGACGAGATCAAGGCGGCCCACGAGCGCGGCCAGCCGATGCTCGTCGGCACCACCTCGATCGAGAAATCCGAGTTGCTCGCCGACATGCTGAAGAAGAGCGGCTTCTCGAAGTTCCAGGTTCTCAACGCCCGTTACCACGAGCAGGAAGCATTTATCGTCGCCCAGGCCGGCGTGCCGGGCGCCGTGACGATCGCCACCAACATGGCCGGTCGCGGCACCGACATCCAGCTCGGCGGCAATCCGGACATGCGCATCCAGCAGGAACTGGCCGAGGTCGAGCCCGGCCCGGAGCGCGAGGCCCGCGAAAAGGCGATCCGCGAAGAAGTGCAGAAGCTCAAGGAGAAGGCGCTCGACGCCGGCGGTCTCTACGTTCTGGCGACCGAACGGCACGAAAGCCGCCGCATCGACAACCAGCTGCGCGGCCGGTCCGGCCGCCAGGGCGATCCGGGCCGTTCGAAATTCTTCCTGTCGATACAGGACGACCTGATGCGCATCTTCGGCTCCGACCGCATGGACGGCATGCTGCAGAAGCTCGGCCTCAAGGAGGGCGAGGCGATCGTCCACCCGTGGATCAACAAGGCGCTCGAACGCGCCCAGAAGAAGGTCGAGGCCCGCAACTTCGACATCCGCAAGAACCTGTTGAAATATGACGACGTCCTCAACGACCAGCGCAAGGTCATCTTCGAGCAGCGTCTCGAACTGATGGACGCGGAAAGCGTCAGCGATACCGTCGCCGACATGCGCAACGAAGTGATCGAGGACATCGTCTCCAAGCGCATCCCCGAGCGCGCCTATGCCGAGCAATGGGACGTGACGGGCCTCAAGGCCGACGTCCAGCAATATTTCAACCTTGACCTTCCGGTCCCCGATTGGGCCGCCGAGGAAGGGATCGCCGAGGACGACATCCTGGAGCGCGTCACCGCCGCCGTCGACGCGGCTGCCGCCGAGCGCGCCGAGCGCTTCGGACCGGAGATCATGCAGTATGTCGAGCGCTCGGTCGTGCTGCAGACGCTCGATCACCTCTGGCGCGAGCACATCGTCAACCTCGACCATCTCCGCTCCGTGATCGGCTTCCGCGGCTATGCCCAGCGCGATCCGCTGCAGGAATACAAGTCCGAAGCCTTCGAGCTCTTCCAGGCCCTGCTCGTCAACCTGAGACAGGCCGTATCGGCACAGTTGATGCGCGTCGAGCTGGTGCGCGAGACGCCGCAGGAACCGCAGCCGCTGCCGCCGATGCAGGGCCATCACATCGACCCGCTGACCGGCGAGGACGATTTCGCCGAGGCGCCGCTTCTCGCCGTCGCACCGGCCGATCGCAATCCGGCCGAGCCTTCCAGCTGGGGCAAGGTGGCACGCAACGAGCCCTGCCCCTGCGGTTCGGGCAAGAAATACAAGCATTGCCACGGTATCTACGAAGCCTGA
- a CDS encoding lipopolysaccharide biosynthesis protein, with product MLPSALRHRLSPSLQRLLTALTGSDARSRAQRMAVIAFVIRILSAAIAFVSQIFLARLMGEFEYGIFIFVWVMAVLFGNLSCLGLHAAVIRFLPEYSSTFALAQIRGLTTTARIFALLSASAFAAIGTAGLWLFGWAIEGYYLVPLYLGLVTLPMIALGDVMDGTARAHSWPVAAMSPTFIVRPLLILAFMVLATVAGLPHDATTAMTAALAATYVTTLGQFAAMVWRLDRHYVRGPMKIDLGRWLRVAIPVFLVDGFGFLLTNSDVVIVGLYLKPDEVAIYFAAAKTMALVHFVMFAVKAAAGPRFSAAMAAHDRHQLAEIAIESARWSFWPSLAIGCTVVLAGPLLLSLFGPAFPAGAPLMAILLTGILAKAFVGPAETLLTMAGRQKLCVILYAAALGANVALNVTLIPRFGLTGAASATAGAMFAEAAILHVAVRHTFGFTLLALAGAGSGHDKNEAIKP from the coding sequence ATGCTGCCGTCGGCGCTGAGGCACCGCCTGTCCCCTTCGTTGCAGCGGCTTCTCACCGCTCTCACCGGCTCCGATGCCCGCAGCCGCGCCCAGCGCATGGCCGTGATCGCCTTCGTGATCCGCATCCTCAGCGCGGCAATAGCCTTCGTTTCGCAGATCTTTCTCGCGCGTCTGATGGGCGAGTTCGAATACGGCATCTTCATTTTCGTCTGGGTAATGGCGGTCCTGTTCGGCAATCTCTCCTGCCTCGGACTTCACGCGGCCGTCATCCGTTTCCTGCCGGAATACAGCAGCACTTTCGCGCTTGCGCAAATCCGCGGCCTGACGACGACGGCGCGCATCTTTGCGCTCCTTTCCGCCAGCGCCTTTGCCGCGATCGGCACAGCCGGCCTCTGGCTCTTCGGGTGGGCGATCGAAGGCTACTACCTCGTCCCGCTCTATCTCGGTCTCGTCACCCTGCCGATGATCGCGCTGGGCGACGTGATGGACGGCACGGCCCGTGCACATAGCTGGCCGGTCGCCGCAATGAGCCCGACCTTTATTGTGCGGCCCTTGCTGATCCTCGCCTTCATGGTACTGGCGACGGTCGCCGGCCTGCCGCACGACGCAACGACGGCAATGACCGCAGCGCTCGCGGCGACCTATGTGACCACGCTCGGGCAGTTCGCGGCGATGGTCTGGCGACTGGACCGGCACTACGTTCGTGGCCCGATGAAGATCGATCTCGGGCGCTGGCTGCGCGTCGCCATTCCCGTATTCCTCGTCGACGGGTTCGGCTTCCTGCTGACCAATTCCGACGTCGTGATCGTCGGCCTCTATCTGAAGCCCGACGAGGTGGCGATCTATTTTGCCGCGGCGAAGACCATGGCGCTCGTCCATTTCGTCATGTTCGCGGTCAAGGCAGCCGCCGGCCCGCGCTTTTCGGCGGCCATGGCCGCGCACGACCGGCACCAGTTGGCGGAGATCGCCATCGAAAGCGCCCGCTGGTCTTTCTGGCCGTCACTGGCGATCGGCTGCACCGTGGTGCTGGCAGGCCCGCTGCTATTGTCGCTGTTCGGCCCGGCCTTCCCTGCAGGCGCCCCCTTGATGGCGATCCTGCTCACCGGCATCCTCGCCAAGGCCTTCGTCGGCCCCGCCGAGACCCTGCTGACGATGGCCGGGCGGCAAAAGCTCTGCGTTATTCTCTATGCGGCCGCGCTCGGCGCCAATGTCGCACTGAACGTCACGCTCATTCCGCGCTTCGGCCTGACCGGAGCGGCCTCAGCGACCGCCGGCGCGATGTTCGCGGAGGCGGCGATCCTGCATGTCGCGGTCAGACACACTTTTGGTTTTACGCTCCTGGCACTTGCCGGCGCAGGGAGCGGTCATGACAAGAACGAGGCGATCAAGCCATGA
- a CDS encoding GNAT family N-acetyltransferase, with product MSGNIQYPGDSNGRANRLLGGLAQPGFDPAEAERTLTVGRPGRHLAIYSARSGYELQRELDFLSNRAIEPNVFFTGRFLAPAMPRLEDRVIRLAVIRDNNERSSRLRFLMPFSIEKPGFSIGAPIIRGWSNPFGPLGVPLLDAEGAAETISNLYAALAAPSSGLPQVLVLPDVRLKGKFAQLARAVAIGENLPLTVTDTFERPMLESLLDGPTYLRQAISRGHFKELRRQWNNLEKCGDLAYSVARQPEEIRWRLEEFLALEASGWKGRERSAMIMDRFRAAFAREAITNLAEADGVRIHTLDLNGKAIAAMVVLMMAGEAYTWKTAYNEDYAKYSPGKLLLAELTEWHLDDANIARSDSCAVPDHPMIARFWQERDEMGTLVIGLQQNRDRDVRQVAAQLHLYRNTRNMARLLREKIRALAGR from the coding sequence ATGAGCGGCAATATCCAGTACCCGGGAGATTCGAACGGAAGGGCAAACCGCCTGCTCGGCGGATTGGCGCAACCGGGCTTCGACCCGGCTGAAGCCGAACGGACCTTGACGGTCGGACGGCCCGGTCGCCATCTCGCCATCTACTCGGCCCGTTCCGGCTACGAGCTGCAGCGAGAGCTCGATTTTCTGTCCAACCGGGCGATCGAGCCGAATGTCTTCTTCACCGGCCGCTTCCTGGCCCCTGCCATGCCGCGGCTGGAGGACCGGGTCATCCGGCTCGCCGTCATCCGCGACAACAATGAGCGCAGCAGCCGGCTGCGCTTCCTGATGCCCTTCTCGATCGAGAAGCCGGGCTTCTCGATCGGCGCGCCGATCATTCGCGGCTGGTCCAATCCCTTCGGCCCCCTGGGCGTGCCGCTTCTCGATGCGGAAGGCGCCGCCGAGACGATCAGCAACCTCTATGCAGCGCTTGCCGCTCCCTCCTCCGGCCTGCCGCAGGTGCTGGTGCTCCCGGACGTGCGCCTCAAGGGCAAGTTCGCGCAGCTTGCCCGCGCCGTGGCGATCGGCGAGAACCTGCCGCTGACGGTCACCGACACCTTCGAGCGGCCGATGCTCGAAAGCCTGCTCGACGGACCGACCTACCTGCGCCAGGCGATCAGCCGCGGCCATTTCAAGGAATTGAGACGGCAGTGGAACAATCTCGAAAAGTGCGGCGATCTCGCCTACAGCGTCGCGCGCCAGCCAGAAGAAATCCGCTGGCGCCTCGAGGAGTTCCTGGCACTCGAGGCGTCCGGCTGGAAGGGCCGCGAGCGCAGCGCCATGATCATGGACCGCTTCCGCGCCGCCTTTGCGCGGGAAGCGATCACCAATCTCGCCGAGGCCGACGGCGTCCGCATCCACACGCTCGATCTCAACGGCAAGGCGATCGCCGCGATGGTCGTCCTGATGATGGCCGGCGAGGCCTATACATGGAAGACCGCCTATAACGAGGACTACGCGAAATATTCGCCGGGCAAGCTGCTGCTGGCGGAACTCACCGAATGGCACCTCGACGACGCCAATATCGCCCGCTCCGATTCCTGCGCCGTGCCCGACCATCCGATGATCGCCCGCTTCTGGCAGGAGCGCGACGAGATGGGCACTCTGGTGATCGGCCTGCAGCAGAACCGCGACCGCGACGTACGCCAGGTCGCCGCACAGCTCCACCTCTACCGCAACACCCGCAACATGGCGCGGCTGCTGCGCGAGAAAATACGGGCGCTGGCGGGGCGCTGA
- a CDS encoding AMP-binding protein: MLPKIETYEELYREFRWRIPERFNIGVAVSDDWAARDPERVCLQHFSPDGAHRSLTYGAFAARSSAFAGGLAARGIKPGDRVAILLPQGFEVAIAHAAIYKLGAIALPLALLFGVEALSYRLQDAGATAIVTNRFGYERLAAIRDGLPELRLVVLAEEEELPGTVRFGDLAAGEGRFLAADTGPDDPALMIYTSGTTGPPKGALHGHRVLLGHLPGFQFHHHFLPQPGDRMWTPADWAWAGGLLNALLPSLYFGVPVVSSPAQKFDPHMAFRIMEEMDVRNAFIPPTALRLLKAVECPRARYRLNLRTIGSAGEALGRETFEWAKEALGIEVSEFYGQTECNIVISSAADLGALKPGSMGKAAPGHAVAIIDGEGRVLPPGTTGQVAVRRPDPVMFLGYWRNNRATEAKFIGDWMTTGDQGVMDAEGYFTFFGRDDDVITSSGYRIGPGEIEDCLVGHPDVQMAAAIGKPDPIRTEIVKAYVVLKPGVAASDEIAAAIRGWVKNRLSMHEYPREIEFVDSLPLTTSGKVIRRLLRERAAAEATEAARER, translated from the coding sequence ATGCTACCGAAGATCGAGACCTACGAGGAACTCTATCGCGAATTCCGCTGGCGAATTCCGGAGAGGTTCAATATCGGCGTCGCCGTCAGCGACGATTGGGCGGCGCGGGATCCGGAGCGTGTCTGCCTTCAGCATTTCAGCCCGGACGGCGCGCATCGTTCGCTGACCTACGGAGCTTTTGCCGCCCGTTCCTCGGCCTTTGCCGGTGGACTCGCCGCGCGCGGCATCAAACCGGGGGATCGTGTCGCCATCCTGCTGCCGCAGGGGTTCGAGGTGGCGATCGCGCATGCGGCGATCTACAAGCTCGGGGCGATCGCCCTGCCGCTGGCGCTGCTCTTCGGCGTCGAGGCGCTCAGCTATCGGCTGCAGGATGCGGGGGCGACGGCGATCGTCACCAATCGCTTCGGCTATGAAAGGCTTGCGGCGATCCGGGACGGACTGCCGGAGCTTCGGCTCGTGGTTCTGGCGGAAGAGGAGGAACTGCCCGGGACGGTGCGATTCGGCGATCTTGCCGCGGGCGAGGGCCGCTTCCTCGCTGCCGATACCGGTCCGGACGATCCGGCGCTGATGATCTATACGTCGGGGACGACCGGGCCGCCGAAGGGCGCCCTGCACGGCCACCGCGTGCTGCTCGGCCATCTGCCGGGCTTCCAGTTCCACCATCATTTCCTGCCTCAGCCGGGCGACCGGATGTGGACGCCGGCCGACTGGGCCTGGGCAGGCGGCCTCTTGAACGCGCTGCTGCCGTCGCTCTACTTCGGCGTGCCGGTGGTTTCCTCGCCCGCCCAGAAGTTCGATCCGCACATGGCCTTCCGGATCATGGAAGAGATGGACGTGCGCAACGCCTTCATTCCTCCGACGGCGCTGAGGCTCTTGAAAGCAGTGGAATGCCCGCGCGCCCGCTACCGGCTCAATCTGAGGACGATCGGCTCGGCGGGGGAGGCGCTCGGGCGCGAGACCTTCGAATGGGCGAAAGAGGCGCTCGGCATCGAAGTCAGCGAATTCTATGGCCAGACGGAATGCAACATCGTCATCTCGTCGGCCGCCGATCTCGGCGCGCTGAAGCCCGGTTCGATGGGCAAGGCAGCGCCGGGCCACGCGGTGGCGATCATCGACGGCGAGGGGCGCGTGCTGCCGCCGGGGACGACGGGCCAAGTCGCCGTCAGGCGCCCCGATCCGGTGATGTTCCTCGGCTATTGGCGAAACAACAGGGCGACCGAGGCGAAGTTCATCGGCGACTGGATGACGACCGGCGACCAGGGCGTGATGGATGCCGAAGGCTACTTCACCTTTTTCGGCCGGGATGACGACGTCATCACCTCGTCCGGCTACCGCATCGGCCCGGGTGAGATCGAGGATTGCCTGGTGGGGCACCCGGACGTCCAGATGGCCGCGGCGATCGGCAAGCCGGATCCGATCCGCACCGAGATCGTCAAGGCCTATGTGGTGCTGAAGCCCGGTGTCGCCGCCAGCGACGAGATCGCGGCGGCGATCCGCGGCTGGGTGAAGAACCGGCTCTCCATGCACGAATATCCGCGCGAGATCGAGTTCGTCGACAGCCTGCCGCTCACCACCTCGGGCAAGGTGATCCGGCGGCTGCTACGGGAACGGGCGGCTGCTGAAGCGACGGAGGCAGCGCGCGAGCGTTGA
- a CDS encoding CBS domain-containing protein — protein sequence MLVKDVMTTKVVKLSPDNSVRQAAKLMFDHHVSGVPVVDDGGRLLGVISEGDLIRRTELCSGASVLMADMAIDPDDRANAFVRRCSWRVGDVMTANPVTIEEEAPLARVAGLMQEHGIKRIPVMRNGELVGIVSRADLLQAIFSTKPDETAAGDDAIRRSILVRLGENTGLEGLDVTVTVTEGIVHFWGQVDTAARRRAARIVAESVHGVRGIVEHFPDPYTQ from the coding sequence ATGCTGGTCAAAGATGTGATGACGACGAAGGTCGTCAAACTGTCACCTGACAACAGCGTCAGACAGGCAGCCAAGCTGATGTTCGACCACCACGTAAGCGGCGTCCCTGTCGTTGACGATGGCGGACGCTTGCTCGGCGTCATCAGCGAGGGCGACCTGATTCGGCGGACGGAACTCTGCAGTGGAGCATCCGTGTTGATGGCGGACATGGCAATCGATCCCGATGACAGGGCGAACGCCTTCGTCAGGCGATGCTCGTGGCGTGTTGGCGACGTCATGACGGCCAATCCGGTGACCATCGAGGAGGAGGCGCCCCTTGCACGTGTCGCAGGGCTCATGCAGGAGCACGGCATCAAGCGCATCCCCGTAATGCGGAATGGCGAACTGGTCGGCATCGTCAGCCGCGCCGACCTGCTGCAGGCAATTTTTTCAACAAAGCCAGATGAGACAGCGGCGGGCGACGACGCCATTCGACGCAGCATCCTTGTTCGCCTCGGCGAGAACACGGGTCTGGAAGGATTGGACGTTACTGTGACGGTCACCGAGGGGATCGTGCACTTCTGGGGCCAAGTCGACACGGCCGCTCGCCGGAGAGCCGCGCGGATCGTGGCTGAGAGCGTCCACGGTGTCAGGGGCATCGTGGAGCATTTTCCGGATCCTTATACGCAATAG